In Pseudomonas sp. MYb327, one DNA window encodes the following:
- a CDS encoding AraC family transcriptional regulator, translated as MTEPTSLASWTRALRKQLDALGLDSTALCQQAGLDPQLMDDPNARYPLSGTTRLWEIAVQVSGDPAIGLRVSRFVSPTTFHALGYALVASGSLREVFERIVRYHQVVSDALELELTRTEDRYCFSLKIPQGNPAPAFEAIDAFVAIYVRTCRNRLGRDYAPLAVYLRRPEPEDPHQWHKVFRSPVYFAAGEDRLEFALVDFDSHLDDANPELAEHNEAVLKRTLAQLKPLTWERKVRDAIEEQLPEGEPSAEHIAKALHLSLRSLQRHLADEGCRFDTLLNESRENLALLHLRDPQCSLSEISYLLGFADTSSFSRAFKRWTGMTPGQFRDGLR; from the coding sequence ATGACTGAACCGACCTCCCTCGCCAGCTGGACCCGCGCCCTGCGCAAGCAACTCGACGCCCTGGGCCTCGACAGCACCGCCCTGTGCCAGCAAGCCGGGCTCGACCCGCAACTGATGGACGACCCGAACGCCCGTTACCCGTTGTCCGGCACCACGCGCCTGTGGGAAATCGCGGTGCAGGTCAGCGGCGACCCGGCAATAGGCCTGCGAGTCTCGCGCTTCGTCAGCCCTACGACCTTTCATGCGCTGGGTTATGCGCTGGTGGCCAGCGGCAGTTTGCGAGAAGTTTTCGAGCGCATCGTGCGTTATCACCAGGTGGTCAGCGATGCGCTGGAACTGGAGTTGACCCGCACCGAAGACCGCTACTGCTTCAGCCTGAAAATCCCCCAGGGCAACCCGGCACCGGCCTTCGAGGCCATCGACGCCTTCGTGGCGATTTACGTACGCACCTGTCGCAATCGCCTGGGTCGCGACTACGCCCCGCTGGCCGTATACCTGCGTCGACCTGAACCTGAAGACCCTCACCAATGGCACAAAGTCTTTCGCTCGCCGGTGTACTTCGCCGCGGGTGAAGACCGGCTGGAATTCGCGCTGGTGGATTTCGACAGTCATCTGGACGACGCCAACCCGGAGCTGGCCGAACACAACGAAGCCGTGCTCAAGCGCACCCTGGCGCAACTCAAGCCGCTGACGTGGGAGCGCAAGGTACGCGACGCCATTGAAGAGCAATTACCCGAAGGCGAACCCAGCGCCGAACACATCGCCAAGGCCCTGCACCTGAGCCTGCGCAGCCTGCAAAGGCACTTGGCGGATGAGGGTTGTCGGTTCGATACGCTGCTCAACGAAAGCCGCGAAAACCTCGCGCTGCTGCACCTGCGCGATCCGCAATGCTCGTTGAGTGAGATCAGTTATTTACTGGGGTTTGCCGATACCAGCAGTTTCAGCCGCGCGTTCAAGCGCTGGACCGGGATGACGCCTGGGCAGTTTCGGGATGGGTTGCGCTGA
- a CDS encoding Mpo1-like protein encodes MKKSLVDHLSQYAAYHRDPRNIATHFIGIPLIVVAVAVLLSRPQWAGGWLSPAMLVALASAWFYLRLELRLGVLMTVLLGLCIWAGQVLAQQSTLVWLSSGVAMFVIGWAIQFVGHHYEGRKPAFVDDVTGLIVGPLFVVVELAFMLGMRHELKEQIEARAGGVRVNHKNAAV; translated from the coding sequence ATGAAAAAAAGCCTCGTTGACCATTTGAGTCAGTACGCCGCCTACCACCGTGATCCGCGCAACATCGCCACGCACTTCATTGGTATCCCGTTAATTGTGGTGGCAGTGGCGGTGCTGCTGTCGCGTCCGCAATGGGCCGGGGGCTGGCTTTCACCGGCGATGCTGGTCGCGCTGGCGTCGGCGTGGTTCTACCTGCGTCTGGAGCTTCGCCTGGGGGTGCTGATGACGGTGCTACTGGGGCTGTGTATCTGGGCGGGTCAGGTATTGGCGCAACAAAGCACGCTGGTCTGGTTGAGCAGTGGTGTGGCGATGTTTGTGATCGGTTGGGCGATTCAGTTTGTCGGCCATCACTATGAAGGACGCAAACCGGCGTTCGTCGATGATGTGACGGGGTTGATTGTCGGGCCGTTGTTTGTGGTGGTTGAGCTGGCGTTCATGCTGGGAATGCGGCATGAGCTGAAAGAGCAGATCGAGGCGCGGGCCGGGGGCGTGCGGGTCAATCACAAAAACGCTGCGGTTTGA
- the cysW gene encoding sulfate ABC transporter permease subunit CysW, translating into MSQSSIAAASSANAARRGSATSRRILIGLGWLIFALFLLLPLFIVVSQGLKLGLGAFFAAIFEPDALSALKLTVIAVLISVPLNLVFGVSAAWCVSKYSFRGKSMLVTLIDLPFSVSPVIAGLVYVLMFGAQGLFGPWLQDHDIQIVFALPGIVLATIFVTVPFVARELIPLMQEQGTQEEEAARLLGANGWQMFWHVTVPNIKWGLIYGVVLCTARAMGEFGAVSVVSGHIRGVTNTLPLHVEILYNEYNHVAAFAVASLLLILALFILLLKQWSENRINRLRASAAEE; encoded by the coding sequence ATGTCCCAATCGTCTATTGCAGCTGCCTCCTCGGCCAATGCCGCCCGCCGTGGCAGCGCGACGTCGCGGCGCATCCTGATCGGCCTCGGCTGGCTGATTTTTGCGCTATTCCTGTTGCTGCCGCTGTTCATCGTGGTTTCCCAGGGCCTGAAGCTCGGCCTCGGTGCGTTCTTCGCCGCGATCTTCGAACCGGATGCCTTGTCCGCACTGAAACTCACGGTGATTGCCGTACTGATCTCGGTGCCGTTGAACCTGGTGTTCGGCGTCAGCGCCGCATGGTGTGTGAGCAAATACTCGTTCCGCGGCAAGAGCATGCTGGTCACGCTGATCGATCTGCCGTTTTCGGTATCTCCGGTGATCGCCGGTCTGGTCTACGTGCTGATGTTCGGCGCCCAAGGCCTGTTCGGGCCGTGGCTGCAGGATCACGACATCCAGATCGTCTTCGCCTTGCCGGGCATTGTGCTGGCGACGATTTTCGTCACCGTACCGTTCGTGGCGCGTGAACTGATCCCGCTGATGCAGGAGCAGGGCACCCAGGAAGAAGAGGCCGCGCGTTTGCTCGGGGCCAATGGCTGGCAGATGTTCTGGCACGTCACGGTGCCGAACATCAAATGGGGCCTGATCTACGGCGTGGTGCTGTGTACCGCGCGGGCCATGGGTGAATTCGGTGCGGTGTCGGTGGTTTCCGGGCACATTCGAGGGGTGACCAACACCTTGCCGCTGCACGTCGAGATCCTCTACAACGAATACAACCACGTGGCCGCGTTCGCCGTGGCGAGCCTGTTGCTGATCCTGGCGCTCTTCATCCTGCTGCTCAAGCAGTGGAGCGAAAACCGTATTAACCGCCTGCGCGCCAGCGCCGCGGAGGAATGA
- a CDS encoding sulfate ABC transporter ATP-binding protein — protein sequence MSIEVRNVSKNFNAFKALDNISLDIQSGELVALLGPSGCGKTTLLRIIAGLETPDQGNIVFHGEDVSGHDVRDRNVGFVFQHYALFRHMTVFDNVAFGLRMKPKNQRPSENQIATKVHELLNMVQLDWLSDRYPEQLSGGQRQRIALARALAVEPKVLLLDEPFGALDAKVRKELRRWLARLHEDINLTSVFVTHDQEEAMEVADRIVVMNKGVIEQIGSPGDVYENPASDFVYHFLGDSNRLHLGEDNHVLFRPHEVSLSRHELDDHHAAEVRDIRPLGATTRVTLKVEGQSDLIEAEVVKDHDSLIGLAKGETLFFKPKVWQKVANI from the coding sequence ATGTCGATCGAAGTGCGTAACGTCAGCAAGAATTTCAATGCGTTCAAGGCGCTGGACAACATCAGCCTGGACATCCAGAGCGGCGAACTCGTGGCGCTGCTTGGCCCGTCGGGCTGCGGCAAGACCACGCTGCTGCGGATCATTGCCGGCCTGGAAACCCCGGATCAGGGCAACATCGTGTTCCACGGCGAAGACGTCTCCGGTCACGACGTGCGTGATCGCAACGTCGGTTTCGTGTTCCAGCACTACGCCTTGTTCCGCCACATGACCGTTTTCGACAACGTCGCATTCGGCCTGCGGATGAAACCGAAAAACCAGCGCCCGAGCGAAAACCAGATCGCGACCAAGGTCCATGAACTGCTGAACATGGTGCAACTGGACTGGCTGTCGGATCGCTACCCGGAACAACTTTCCGGTGGCCAGCGTCAGCGGATCGCTTTGGCCCGAGCCCTGGCGGTTGAGCCGAAAGTGCTGCTGCTCGACGAACCGTTTGGCGCCCTCGACGCCAAGGTCCGTAAAGAGCTGCGCCGGTGGTTGGCGCGCTTGCATGAAGACATCAACCTGACGTCGGTATTCGTGACCCACGACCAGGAAGAAGCCATGGAAGTCGCCGATCGTATCGTGGTGATGAACAAGGGCGTGATCGAGCAGATCGGCTCACCGGGTGACGTTTATGAAAACCCGGCCAGCGATTTCGTTTATCACTTCCTGGGTGATTCGAACCGTCTGCATCTGGGCGAAGACAACCACGTGTTGTTCCGTCCGCACGAAGTGTCGCTGTCGCGGCATGAACTGGATGACCACCATGCGGCGGAGGTGCGGGATATCCGTCCACTGGGCGCAACGACGCGGGTGACGCTGAAGGTGGAAGGGCAGAGTGATCTGATCGAGGCCGAAGTGGTGAAGGATCACGACAGCCTGATCGGGTTGGCGAAGGGCGAGACGCTGTTCTTCAAGCCGAAAGTCTGGCAGAAAGTCGCCAACATCTGA
- a CDS encoding fatty acid desaturase, with amino-acid sequence MQGTSASPQRLNAAQRSAHIREVVLAKGVELRQRYPVLRHQDALGAGILAFALTGMVGSAALYIEGFMAWWACLLLNAFFASLTHELEHDLIHSMYFRKQRVPHNLMMGLVWLARPSTINPWIRRHLHLNHHKVSGSETDMEERAITNGEPWGFARLLMIGDNIMSAFIRMLRAPTWTRKISIVQRTLKVYAPLALMHWGAWYVFLGFHAANGIAYLMGAPIEWSATTLSVMNVIDIAAVVIIGPNVLRTFCLHFISSNMHYYGDIEPGNVMQQCQVLNAWWLWPLQAFCFNFGSSHGIHHFVVKEPFYIRQMTVPVAHKVMREMGVRFNDLGTFGRANRFVRGEVVQGQAVEGARV; translated from the coding sequence ATGCAAGGTACTTCTGCAAGTCCCCAGCGACTGAATGCCGCTCAGCGATCAGCCCATATTCGCGAAGTGGTGCTGGCCAAGGGCGTCGAGCTGCGCCAGCGCTACCCGGTTCTCAGGCATCAGGACGCCTTGGGCGCGGGGATTCTGGCCTTTGCACTGACCGGGATGGTCGGTTCGGCGGCGCTCTACATCGAGGGCTTCATGGCCTGGTGGGCGTGCTTGCTGCTTAACGCTTTCTTCGCCTCGCTGACCCACGAGCTCGAGCACGACCTGATCCATAGCATGTACTTCCGCAAGCAGCGCGTGCCGCACAACCTGATGATGGGACTGGTCTGGCTGGCACGCCCGAGCACGATCAACCCGTGGATTCGTCGTCATCTGCACCTCAATCACCACAAGGTCTCCGGTTCCGAAACCGACATGGAAGAGCGCGCGATCACCAACGGCGAGCCTTGGGGTTTCGCGCGGTTGCTGATGATTGGCGACAACATTATGTCGGCGTTCATTCGCATGCTCAGGGCGCCAACCTGGACGCGCAAAATCAGCATCGTCCAGCGCACCCTCAAGGTCTATGCGCCGCTGGCGCTAATGCACTGGGGCGCGTGGTACGTGTTCCTCGGCTTCCATGCCGCGAACGGCATTGCGTATTTGATGGGTGCGCCGATCGAATGGTCAGCGACCACGCTGTCGGTGATGAACGTGATCGATATCGCGGCGGTGGTGATTATCGGCCCGAACGTACTGCGCACGTTCTGCCTGCACTTCATCAGCTCGAACATGCATTACTACGGCGATATCGAGCCGGGGAACGTAATGCAGCAGTGCCAGGTGCTGAACGCGTGGTGGCTGTGGCCGTTGCAGGCGTTCTGCTTCAACTTCGGCAGCAGCCACGGGATTCATCACTTTGTGGTGAAGGAACCGTTTTACATCCGCCAGATGACCGTGCCGGTGGCGCATAAGGTGATGCGGGAGATGGGGGTGCGGTTTAATGATTTGGGGACGTTTGGGCGAGCGAACCGGTTTGTGCGTGGGGAAGTCGTTCAGGGGCAGGCTGTAGAGGGTGCGCGGGTCTGA
- a CDS encoding Crp/Fnr family transcriptional regulator codes for MDMQVWRPRLMRGQWFSHLPVSLQDSLLSAARVRQLSAGQRLFQRGDPPCGLYAVLEGAVRIGAVNEHGKEALLSLVEPPHWFGEICLFDGQPRTHDAFGLGPCTLLHIPQTTLLAMLDDQPAHWRQMALLMSQKLRLTFINLEQLSLMPAPTRLAHRLLMIAEGYGEIDEPRRVLQLPQEQLASLLSLSRQTTNQILKDLQGQGILKLGYGEIEILDVQRLRALVVV; via the coding sequence ATGGATATGCAGGTCTGGCGTCCACGCCTTATGCGCGGTCAGTGGTTCAGCCATTTGCCTGTTTCCCTACAGGATAGTCTGCTGTCCGCCGCCAGGGTGCGGCAGTTGTCGGCGGGGCAGCGCTTGTTCCAGCGCGGCGATCCGCCCTGTGGTCTGTACGCGGTACTCGAAGGCGCGGTGCGCATCGGCGCCGTGAATGAACATGGGAAAGAGGCATTGTTGAGCCTGGTGGAGCCGCCCCACTGGTTCGGCGAAATCTGCCTGTTCGATGGCCAGCCGCGTACCCACGATGCGTTCGGACTTGGCCCATGCACGCTGTTGCACATCCCGCAAACCACGTTGCTGGCGATGCTCGACGACCAACCGGCGCACTGGCGGCAAATGGCGTTGCTAATGAGTCAGAAACTGCGCCTGACCTTCATCAATCTTGAACAGCTGAGCCTGATGCCGGCGCCGACACGGCTGGCGCATCGCTTGCTGATGATCGCCGAAGGTTATGGCGAAATCGACGAGCCGCGCCGCGTCTTGCAACTGCCGCAGGAGCAGCTTGCTTCGTTGTTGTCGCTGTCACGGCAGACCACTAACCAGATCCTCAAGGATTTGCAGGGGCAAGGGATTTTGAAGTTGGGGTATGGCGAGATTGAGATCCTTGATGTGCAGCGGTTGCGAGCATTGGTTGTGGTTTGA
- a CDS encoding response regulator, protein MRVLLVEDEPELAQLLANGLSEASFAVDVAVHGMDGRRFIEDGTYELIILDVMLPGLNGWQLLQQIRKLGDTPVLFLTTTDGIEDRLRGLELHEDDYLLKPFAVSDLVKRARKLLRRGQGR, encoded by the coding sequence ATGCGTGTGTTGCTAGTGGAAGACGAACCCGAACTCGCCCAACTTCTGGCCAATGGCCTGAGTGAGGCCAGTTTTGCGGTGGATGTAGCGGTCCATGGCATGGACGGGCGGCGATTTATCGAGGACGGCACATACGAGCTGATCATCCTCGACGTCATGCTGCCGGGGCTCAACGGTTGGCAGCTGCTGCAACAGATCCGCAAGCTCGGCGACACGCCGGTGCTGTTTCTCACCACTACCGATGGCATCGAAGATCGCCTGCGCGGTTTGGAGTTGCATGAGGATGATTACTTGCTCAAGCCATTTGCCGTGAGTGATTTGGTGAAGCGGGCGCGCAAGTTGTTGCGGCGCGGTCAGGGTCGCTGA